Proteins co-encoded in one Acidithiobacillus caldus ATCC 51756 genomic window:
- the purM gene encoding phosphoribosylformylglycinamidine cyclo-ligase: protein MDQPTPLSYKDAGVDIEAANALVDRIKGLAVATHRPEVIGGIGGFGGLFALPQGYREPVLVSGTDGVGTKLLLALEAQRHEGIGIDLVAMCVNDILVSGAEPLWFLDYYACSKLDPQVAATVITGIAEGCRQAGCALLGGETAEMPGMYPNEHYDLAGFAVGIVERSAILDGSRCGLGDAVIGIASSGPHSNGFSLIREILVRAGAHRHLQIEGENLLDLLLRPTRIYVRSVQALRREVPVHALAHITGGGLDENLPRSLPAGLAAVIDPRARPWPAIFHWLQEQGQVELHEMRRVFNLGIGMVAIVPWAERERALACLAAAGEQAWVIGRLQERGESAGVVYLD from the coding sequence GTGGACCAGCCAACCCCCCTTTCCTATAAAGACGCCGGAGTCGATATCGAGGCCGCCAATGCCCTGGTGGATCGGATCAAAGGTCTGGCGGTCGCCACCCACAGGCCTGAGGTCATCGGCGGCATTGGCGGCTTTGGTGGGCTCTTCGCGCTGCCCCAAGGCTACCGCGAACCGGTACTGGTTTCCGGCACCGATGGAGTCGGCACCAAACTTCTCCTGGCACTGGAGGCGCAGCGGCACGAGGGCATCGGTATCGATCTCGTCGCCATGTGCGTCAACGACATCCTGGTCAGTGGCGCCGAGCCGCTCTGGTTCCTGGATTACTACGCCTGCAGCAAGCTGGATCCGCAGGTTGCAGCGACGGTCATCACCGGCATCGCCGAGGGCTGTCGTCAGGCCGGCTGTGCCCTCCTGGGGGGCGAGACGGCGGAAATGCCGGGCATGTATCCCAATGAACATTACGATCTCGCCGGTTTTGCCGTGGGAATCGTCGAGCGCAGCGCGATTCTGGACGGCAGCCGTTGCGGCCTGGGCGATGCCGTCATCGGTATCGCTTCATCCGGCCCGCACAGCAATGGTTTCTCCCTTATCCGGGAGATCCTGGTGCGGGCCGGGGCGCACCGCCACCTGCAGATCGAGGGAGAGAACCTACTGGATCTCCTGCTCCGGCCCACCCGCATTTATGTGCGCAGCGTCCAAGCCCTACGCCGGGAAGTTCCGGTACACGCCCTGGCCCACATCACCGGCGGCGGCCTGGACGAAAACCTGCCACGATCGCTTCCAGCAGGCCTTGCGGCAGTCATCGATCCGAGGGCCCGGCCGTGGCCGGCGATCTTCCATTGGTTGCAGGAGCAGGGGCAGGTAGAACTGCACGAGATGCGGCGCGTCTTCAATCTCGGCATCGGCATGGTAGCCATCGTCCCCTGGGCGGAACGCGAGCGCGCCCTGGCCTGTCTGGCGGCGGCAGGCGAACAGGCTTGGGTCATCGGACGCCTGCAGGAGCGCGGGGAGTCGGCCGGGGTGGTCTATCTTGACTGA
- a CDS encoding YihY/virulence factor BrkB family protein translates to MNDPDGRGMLRRKAVTRALRSRPGQAGWQRLALRFARAGHGFWLDDCIDRASLLAYTTLLGIVPFAVVVFSLWNLVGFDDSLRIQLNELVLRSFMPSVGETVLRQIDRLAARGTQLGYFGVAGLAVTAILLIQAIERHLNAIWGVSPGSRWRRILRYLLILVFGPLGLAASLVLLGPIGAMLQWFGPLPKALTGLTALVAFSVEAGLLSLVYLSLPAARVTLRDAFLGGFAAALLLSSGKLLLGLYLRFSTFESLYGALAAFPIFLLWLFLAWCGVLFGAELAAAREGRAPAA, encoded by the coding sequence GTGAACGATCCCGATGGGCGCGGCATGTTGCGACGCAAGGCGGTGACGCGGGCCTTGCGGAGCCGGCCTGGTCAGGCGGGGTGGCAGCGTCTGGCACTGCGATTCGCGCGTGCAGGCCACGGTTTCTGGTTGGACGACTGCATCGATCGGGCCTCGCTCCTCGCCTATACCACCCTCCTGGGTATCGTGCCCTTTGCCGTGGTCGTGTTCAGCCTCTGGAACCTGGTGGGTTTCGACGACAGCCTGCGCATCCAACTGAATGAGCTTGTGTTGCGCAGCTTCATGCCCAGCGTCGGAGAAACGGTGCTGCGCCAGATCGATCGGCTGGCAGCGCGGGGTACACAGCTTGGCTATTTTGGTGTGGCTGGTCTGGCGGTGACGGCCATTCTCTTGATACAGGCCATCGAGCGTCACCTCAACGCCATCTGGGGGGTCAGTCCCGGCAGTCGTTGGCGCCGGATCCTACGTTATCTCCTGATCCTGGTTTTCGGTCCCCTCGGGCTCGCCGCCAGTCTGGTCTTGCTGGGTCCCATTGGTGCCATGCTGCAGTGGTTCGGGCCCCTGCCCAAAGCCCTGACCGGGCTCACGGCGCTGGTGGCCTTCTCGGTGGAGGCGGGCCTGCTGTCCCTTGTCTATCTCAGTCTGCCGGCGGCTCGGGTCACGCTGCGCGACGCGTTTCTGGGCGGCTTCGCGGCGGCGCTCCTGCTGAGTTCGGGCAAGCTACTGCTGGGACTCTATCTGCGCTTTTCGACTTTCGAATCCCTCTACGGCGCCCTGGCCGCCTTTCCCATTTTCCTGCTGTGGCTCTTTCTCGCCTGGTGCGGAGTGCTCTTCGGAGCCGAGCTCGCCGCCGCGCGGGAGGGTAGAGCGCCGGCTGCCTAA
- the rpmF gene encoding 50S ribosomal protein L32 has protein sequence MAVPQSKTSKSRRNMRRAHDFLVATNRSTCANCGAAKLPHHVCPECGHYKGRAVVRKAVEA, from the coding sequence ATGGCCGTTCCACAGAGTAAAACCTCCAAGTCCCGGCGCAACATGCGGCGCGCCCACGATTTTCTGGTGGCGACGAATCGCTCCACCTGTGCCAACTGCGGCGCTGCCAAGCTGCCGCACCACGTCTGTCCCGAGTGCGGTCATTACAAGGGTCGCGCAGTCGTGCGCAAGGCCGTCGAGGCCTGA
- the purN gene encoding phosphoribosylglycinamide formyltransferase produces MTDRLVVLISGRGSNLQAIQDACARGQIPGRIVGVISNRPEAAGLEIARRAGLTTQVVDHRLFSSREDFEIALSEAIAKWSSDWIVLAGFMRAFTPGFVDRHRGRLVNIHPSLLPAFTGLHTHRRALQAGVCWHGATVHFVTAELDGGPIIAQAAVPVAPEDDEATLAGKVLAAEHRLYPQALAWLCRGQLVLDGESLRWREFPPMRERCLLATHSEDSACAPR; encoded by the coding sequence TTGACTGACCGCCTGGTCGTACTGATTTCTGGGCGCGGCAGCAATCTTCAGGCAATTCAGGACGCCTGCGCCCGTGGCCAGATCCCGGGCCGTATAGTCGGGGTCATCAGCAATCGACCCGAAGCCGCAGGATTGGAAATTGCCCGTCGTGCTGGACTCACCACCCAGGTGGTGGATCACCGCCTGTTCTCCAGCCGAGAAGACTTCGAGATCGCATTGAGCGAGGCCATTGCCAAGTGGTCCAGCGACTGGATCGTGCTGGCCGGCTTCATGCGTGCCTTCACCCCAGGCTTCGTCGACCGGCATCGTGGGCGTCTCGTCAATATCCACCCTTCCCTGCTGCCCGCCTTCACCGGTCTGCACACCCACCGTCGTGCCCTGCAGGCGGGCGTGTGCTGGCACGGGGCTACCGTGCATTTCGTCACCGCCGAACTGGACGGTGGGCCCATCATCGCCCAGGCGGCAGTACCCGTAGCCCCCGAAGACGACGAGGCAACGCTTGCCGGCAAGGTGCTGGCGGCAGAACATCGCCTGTATCCCCAGGCTCTTGCCTGGCTCTGCCGAGGGCAGCTGGTTCTGGATGGCGAAAGCCTGCGCTGGCGGGAGTTCCCACCCATGCGTGAGCGATGTCTTTTGGCAACCCACTCGGAGGACAGCGCATGCGCGCCGAGATAG
- a CDS encoding competence/damage-inducible protein A: MRAEIGLLIIGSEILLGKRQDRHFPRSREQLLERGYDVAYCLIVPDRWELLLSQLCWAFAAEIPFFSFGGLGATPDDLTRACAAAATGRSLSRHPEADAIIRRRFGAEAEPIRIRMADLPEGAALIPNPINEIPGFSVAGGYFFPGFPQMAEPMSQWVLERYFPPRATQAEGRVLLDAVRESDLVLWMEDFCRAHPDLEFSSLPSFRDGHSRIELGIRGPAAALEPAWPTLLEALRGRGLKLEILLAPRRP; this comes from the coding sequence ATGCGCGCCGAGATAGGTCTGCTCATCATCGGCAGTGAGATCCTGCTGGGCAAGCGCCAGGACCGGCACTTCCCACGCAGCCGCGAGCAACTGTTGGAGCGCGGTTACGATGTCGCCTACTGCCTCATCGTTCCAGATCGCTGGGAACTGCTCCTGAGCCAGTTGTGCTGGGCCTTTGCTGCGGAGATCCCCTTTTTCTCCTTTGGCGGGCTGGGCGCCACTCCCGACGATCTGACCCGCGCCTGTGCCGCCGCAGCCACGGGGCGCAGCCTGAGCCGCCACCCTGAAGCCGATGCCATCATCCGCCGGCGCTTCGGTGCCGAAGCGGAGCCCATCCGCATCCGCATGGCCGACCTACCCGAGGGAGCAGCCCTCATTCCCAACCCCATCAACGAGATCCCGGGGTTTTCCGTGGCCGGCGGATACTTTTTCCCCGGCTTCCCGCAAATGGCCGAACCCATGAGCCAGTGGGTTCTGGAACGCTACTTTCCACCTCGGGCGACGCAGGCGGAGGGACGGGTGCTGCTGGACGCCGTTCGCGAAAGCGATCTCGTCCTCTGGATGGAGGACTTCTGCCGCGCCCATCCCGACCTCGAATTCTCCAGCCTGCCGAGCTTCCGCGATGGCCACAGCCGTATCGAACTTGGCATCCGCGGACCCGCCGCGGCCCTGGAACCGGCCTGGCCCACACTGCTGGAGGCACTGCGCGGGCGTGGCTTGAAACTGGAGATTCTTCTCGCCCCGCGCAGGCCCTAG
- a CDS encoding YceD family protein: protein MPLVHEWRRLRAVCVGVDAVCADLSLCRRGQGVLATGTIRVALRLRCERCQGELPWQAELPVRTALAASEAAAATVDPAAEPVLAAGGVVDVQDWLEEEVLLSLPLLPRCEQWSSGRCPVSGVTVEPVEFKHEYLSGESRDGRSTE from the coding sequence GTGCCGTTAGTGCACGAGTGGCGGCGTCTGCGGGCGGTATGCGTGGGTGTGGATGCGGTCTGCGCGGATCTTTCGCTGTGCCGGCGCGGGCAGGGAGTGCTGGCCACAGGGACGATCCGGGTGGCGCTGCGACTGCGCTGCGAGCGCTGCCAGGGGGAGCTTCCTTGGCAGGCGGAGCTCCCGGTACGGACGGCCTTGGCCGCTTCGGAAGCGGCGGCGGCAACGGTGGACCCGGCGGCAGAGCCGGTCCTTGCCGCGGGCGGTGTGGTGGATGTGCAGGACTGGTTGGAGGAGGAGGTGCTCCTCTCCTTGCCGCTTCTGCCGCGCTGTGAGCAGTGGTCCAGCGGTCGCTGCCCCGTATCGGGCGTGACCGTAGAGCCCGTGGAATTCAAACACGAATATTTGTCTGGAGAATCTAGAGATGGCCGTTCCACAGAGTAA
- a CDS encoding superoxide dismutase: MSEYTVREELKPSGLDGISDDQINDHWGLYKGYVTQSNALHKELEEMRAAGKTGTLAYADRRRRFGFEYNGMVLHEYYFAQLKPGTTMDQAPHFKAAVAEQFGSADAWHEDLMSAAKSRAIGWAICYYDGTTGQINNHFIQLHEDGNIGGFVPLVVVDVWEHAYMVDWKALGRPDYLASLHKNINWPVVEARYQAAKSGQIFKRF, encoded by the coding sequence ATGTCCGAATACACTGTGCGTGAAGAGCTCAAGCCAAGTGGTCTGGATGGTATCAGTGACGATCAGATCAACGATCACTGGGGTTTGTACAAAGGCTACGTAACCCAGAGCAACGCCCTGCACAAGGAACTCGAGGAGATGCGCGCCGCCGGCAAGACCGGGACGCTCGCCTATGCCGACCGTCGCCGTCGCTTCGGTTTCGAATACAACGGCATGGTTCTGCACGAGTATTACTTTGCCCAGCTCAAGCCAGGCACCACCATGGACCAGGCACCGCACTTCAAGGCAGCGGTGGCCGAGCAGTTCGGCAGCGCTGACGCCTGGCACGAAGACCTGATGTCTGCAGCCAAAAGCCGCGCCATCGGCTGGGCTATCTGTTACTACGACGGCACCACCGGGCAGATCAACAACCACTTCATCCAGCTGCACGAGGATGGCAACATCGGCGGCTTCGTTCCCCTCGTGGTGGTGGACGTCTGGGAACACGCCTACATGGTGGACTGGAAGGCCCTGGGTCGGCCCGATTATCTGGCGTCCCTGCACAAGAACATCAACTGGCCCGTGGTCGAGGCGCGCTACCAGGCGGCCAAGAGCGGACAGATCTTCAAGCGGTTCTGA